The genomic region GCATTCCCCCCGTGCCCAGCTTGGAACCCGGTTGCCCCGCTTTAGCCAATAGTTCTTCAGTGATCTCAGGCAAGAAAGTATACTTTTTAGCCTTATCACTCCGCCGGGGATCGGCGTCATACAAACCGTCAATATCCGTTAAGATGATTAAGAGATCGGCATGCACCAGGCCACTGACCAAAGCGGAAAGCATGTCATTGTCCCCAAACGTCAGTTCATCCACGGCTACGGAGTCATTCTCATTGATAATCGGCAAGGCACCCCGGGCCAAAAGCTCGGTCAATGTGGCGCAGGCATTATTGTACCGGTCCCGGGCCGAAAAATCATAGCGGGTCAACAGGAGCTGGGCCGTCACAATGCCATGTCTGGCAAAAGCACGGGTATAACCCTGCATAAGAACCCCTTGGCCCACGGCCGCTGCTGCTTGTTTGCCCTGGATGGTAACCGGCCTGGCTGGATAGCCGAGCAAAGTAAAACCGGCAGCCACCGCCCCAGAGGAAATTAAGACCACTTCATAACCGGCCTGTTTCAATCTGGCAAGGGCATTGACATGTTCATTCAGTTTTTGCTCGCATAATCCCCCCCTGGTGTTGGCCAACAAGCTGCTTCCAATTTTAACCACAATCCGTCCGTTTCCCATTGCTCATCCCTCTTTAACTTCGTCTCTTAGCAAAAAGATCCTTCTGTCCATCAAAGGACGGAAGGATCCGCGGTAGGACTTCACCGCCACATGAGCACGTCATGCCATGAATTTTTAATTTATTATCCTTTTAATTGATGCATTTGTCAATCCCTTAAACGGTCTACATCCAGCTTGGTTACCCGGGTGTAATTGCCTGTGGCAATGTCCTCAAAAGAAGCGTCCTCTTCCAATTCATCCATTTCCATGCTGGGGGCAATAGTCGGCTCTTCCTCTTCAGGCCTTAACTTTTGCCGTTTGCCTTTTTTGTCCAC from Caldalkalibacillus thermarum harbors:
- the proB gene encoding glutamate 5-kinase — protein: MGNGRIVVKIGSSLLANTRGGLCEQKLNEHVNALARLKQAGYEVVLISSGAVAAGFTLLGYPARPVTIQGKQAAAAVGQGVLMQGYTRAFARHGIVTAQLLLTRYDFSARDRYNNACATLTELLARGALPIINENDSVAVDELTFGDNDMLSALVSGLVHADLLIILTDIDGLYDADPRRSDKAKKYTFLPEITEELLAKAGQPGSKLGTGGMRSKIEAAKTALSMGVQVFIGTGQGEDKLLDIIEGKGNGTYIGASSRGGLKNRQQWIAFHSAVKGTITVDQGAAAALLERGKSLLPAGVTQVNGTFQAGDVVEVLNHKGERIGKGLVNYSSVELQQIKGKSSAEAMQTTQRMMEEVIHRDNWVSLEKERVRR